One region of Streptomyces davaonensis JCM 4913 genomic DNA includes:
- a CDS encoding sulfate adenylyltransferase subunit 1 — MSTTTELSETTLLRFATAGSVDDGKSTLVGRLLHDSKSVLADQLEAVEHASRNRGQDAPDLALLTDGLRAEREQGITIDVAYRYFATPRRRFILADTPGHVQYTRNMVTGASTAELTVILIDARNGVVEQTRRHAALAALLRVPHVVLAVNKMDLVDYQESVFAAIAEEFTAYATELGVPEITAIPISALAGDNVVEPSANMDWYGGPTVLEHLETVPVTHDLSHCHARLPVQYVIRPQTAEHPDYRGYAGQIAAGSFRVGEQVTVLPSGRATKISGIDVLGEPVDVAWTTQSVTLLLEDDIDISRGDLIVPSKDAPPTTQDIEATVCHVADAALTVGHRVLLKHGTRTVKAIVKDIPSRLTLDDLSLHPHPGQLVANDIGRVKIRTAEPLPVDSYADSRRTGSFILIDPSDGTTLTAGMVGESFASPEPVKDEAEDDGWDF; from the coding sequence ATGAGCACCACCACGGAACTCTCCGAGACGACCCTGCTGCGGTTCGCCACGGCCGGTTCGGTCGACGACGGCAAGTCCACGCTCGTCGGCCGGCTGCTGCACGACTCCAAGTCGGTGCTGGCCGACCAGCTGGAGGCCGTCGAGCACGCCTCCCGCAACCGCGGCCAGGACGCCCCCGACCTGGCGCTGCTCACCGACGGCCTGCGCGCCGAGCGCGAGCAGGGCATCACCATCGATGTCGCCTACCGCTACTTCGCCACCCCGCGCAGGCGGTTCATCCTCGCCGACACCCCGGGCCACGTGCAGTACACCCGGAACATGGTCACCGGCGCCTCCACCGCCGAGCTGACGGTGATCCTCATCGACGCCCGCAACGGCGTCGTCGAGCAGACCCGCCGACATGCCGCGCTGGCCGCGCTGCTGCGCGTCCCGCACGTGGTCCTCGCCGTCAACAAGATGGACCTCGTGGACTACCAGGAGTCCGTGTTCGCCGCCATCGCCGAGGAGTTCACGGCGTACGCGACCGAGCTGGGCGTCCCGGAGATCACCGCGATCCCGATCTCGGCGCTCGCCGGTGACAACGTGGTGGAGCCGTCCGCGAACATGGACTGGTACGGCGGCCCGACGGTGCTGGAGCACCTGGAGACCGTGCCCGTCACCCACGACCTGAGCCACTGCCACGCGCGCCTTCCGGTGCAGTACGTGATCCGGCCGCAGACCGCCGAGCACCCCGACTACCGCGGCTACGCGGGCCAGATCGCGGCGGGCTCCTTCCGGGTCGGCGAGCAGGTCACCGTGCTGCCGTCGGGCCGCGCCACGAAGATCTCCGGCATCGACGTGCTCGGCGAGCCGGTCGACGTCGCCTGGACCACCCAGTCGGTGACCCTCCTGCTGGAGGACGACATCGACATCTCGCGCGGCGACCTGATCGTGCCCAGCAAGGACGCGCCGCCGACCACCCAGGACATCGAGGCGACCGTCTGCCATGTCGCCGACGCCGCGCTCACCGTCGGCCACCGGGTGCTGCTCAAGCACGGCACCCGCACGGTCAAGGCGATCGTGAAGGACATCCCGTCCCGGCTCACGCTGGACGACCTGTCCCTGCACCCGCACCCGGGACAGCTCGTCGCCAACGACATCGGCCGGGTGAAGATCCGTACCGCCGAGCCGCTGCCGGTCGACTCCTACGCCGACTCGCGGCGCACGGGTTCGTTCATCCTGATCGACCCCAGCGACGGCACCACGCTGACCGCCGGCATGGTCGGCGAGTCCTTCGCCTCCCCGGAGCCCGTCAAGGACGAGGCCGAGGACGACGGCTGGGACTTCTGA
- a CDS encoding acyl-CoA dehydrogenase family protein, with protein MDGTTHTVTNQPPPLVGYDVYGTDRALTEAVERHLAPELLDEASEDLSALGRSAGSAQLQQWAAQANENPPRLRTHDRYGNRVDEVDFHPAWHRLLGKGVAAGLTSAWNRPGGHVRRAAGFLVWTQVEAGNGCPLSMTHAAVPALRTDPDLAAEWEPRLTSPVYERELRPARLKAGALFGMAMTEKQGGSDVRASTTAARPLPDGESYELTGHKWFCSAPMSDGFLVLAQAPGGLTCFLVPRVLEDCTRNTFRLQRLKDKLGNRSNASAEVEFAGTWARRVGDEGRGVRTIIGMVAATRLDCVLGSAGLMRQAVAQAIHHCDHRVAFGGKLVDKPLMRNVLADLALESEAATALGLRLAAAYDDGGEQERALLRIAVPAAKYWVTKRCTPVTVEAAECLGGNGYVEESGLPRLVRESPLNSVWEGAGNVQALDVLRALRREPESLNAYLQEIGQARGADHRLDGAIKGLLTELADLEGVEGRARRLAERLALVLQGSLLVRFAPSEVADAFCAARLGGDAGTAFGTLPPTLPLGAVVDRARALGPV; from the coding sequence ATGGACGGCACCACCCACACCGTGACGAACCAGCCCCCGCCCCTGGTCGGGTACGACGTCTACGGCACGGACCGGGCACTCACCGAGGCCGTCGAGCGGCATCTCGCGCCGGAACTGCTCGACGAGGCGAGCGAGGACCTGTCGGCGCTCGGCCGGTCGGCCGGTTCGGCGCAGCTCCAGCAGTGGGCGGCACAGGCCAACGAGAACCCGCCGCGGCTGCGCACCCACGACCGCTACGGCAACCGCGTCGACGAGGTCGACTTCCATCCGGCGTGGCACCGGTTGCTCGGCAAGGGCGTGGCGGCGGGGCTGACGTCGGCCTGGAACCGGCCGGGCGGGCATGTCCGGCGGGCGGCCGGGTTCCTGGTGTGGACGCAGGTCGAGGCGGGCAACGGCTGTCCGCTGTCGATGACGCACGCCGCGGTGCCCGCGCTGCGCACCGACCCGGACCTGGCGGCCGAGTGGGAGCCGAGGCTGACGTCGCCAGTCTACGAGCGCGAGCTGCGGCCGGCCCGGCTGAAGGCCGGGGCGCTGTTCGGGATGGCGATGACGGAGAAGCAGGGCGGCAGCGACGTGCGGGCGAGCACGACGGCCGCGCGCCCGCTGCCCGACGGCGAGTCCTACGAGCTGACCGGGCACAAGTGGTTCTGCTCGGCGCCGATGTCCGACGGGTTCCTGGTGCTCGCCCAGGCGCCGGGGGGCCTGACCTGTTTCCTGGTCCCGCGGGTCCTGGAGGACTGCACCCGCAACACCTTCCGTCTCCAGCGGCTCAAGGACAAGCTCGGCAACCGGTCCAACGCCTCCGCGGAGGTCGAGTTCGCCGGGACCTGGGCGCGCCGGGTCGGTGACGAGGGGCGCGGGGTGCGCACCATCATCGGGATGGTGGCGGCGACCCGGCTGGACTGTGTGCTCGGGTCCGCGGGGCTGATGCGGCAGGCCGTGGCGCAGGCGATCCACCACTGCGACCACCGGGTGGCGTTCGGCGGGAAGCTCGTCGACAAGCCGCTGATGCGCAATGTCCTGGCCGATCTGGCGCTGGAATCGGAGGCGGCGACCGCGCTGGGGCTGCGGCTCGCGGCGGCCTACGACGACGGGGGCGAGCAGGAGCGGGCGCTGCTGCGGATCGCGGTGCCGGCCGCCAAGTACTGGGTGACCAAGCGCTGTACGCCGGTGACGGTGGAGGCGGCCGAGTGTCTGGGCGGCAACGGCTATGTCGAGGAGTCCGGACTGCCCCGGCTGGTCCGGGAGTCTCCGCTCAACTCGGTGTGGGAGGGCGCGGGGAACGTGCAGGCGCTGGATGTGCTGCGGGCGCTGCGCCGGGAGCCGGAGTCGCTGAACGCCTACCTCCAGGAGATCGGGCAGGCGCGGGGTGCCGATCACCGGCTGGACGGCGCGATCAAGGGCCTGCTGACGGAACTCGCCGATCTGGAGGGCGTGGAGGGACGGGCCCGGCGGCTGGCGGAGCGGCTGGCGCTGGTGCTCCAGGGGTCGCTGCTCGTGCGGTTCGCGCCATCGGAGGTCGCCGACGCGTTCTGTGCGGCGCGGCTGGGCGGGGACGCGGGGACGGCCTTCGGGACGCTGCCGCCGACTCTGCCGCTCGGTGCCGTGGTCGACCGGGCCCGCGCTCTCGGACCCGTATGA
- a CDS encoding helix-turn-helix domain-containing protein: MALSPMDVTQLAAVDTARAARVLNDVRNATLSGQRAPVAPRPVIEQSWGRMLRSGVDPDHDFRSGLLSREEVQRRRESSTLRHVLPVLREGLLSVADVAHHIMVVADEDGRVLWREGSSPVLRKADGLGFELGADWREDVVGTNGVGTPAVVRRPVQVFAAEHFVRTHATWTCAGAPITDPRDGRLIGVVDVSGPLETMHPATLAWVDTVAKLAEARLRELHLTSLEQLRAVAAPVLARLAGRALVVDRDGWCAAVTGMPYVSRIALPKSLTGGRRWLPPLGLCAVEPLAGGWLLRPADEPVPSGGTRIVLDLSQPRRWSMTVTGTAGTWSHELSPRHAELLYLLALHRGGRSAAELAEDMFGDAGRTVTVRAEMSRVRRYLGGLLEHRPYRFCEEADVEVLLPENPHDLLPHSTAPGVAQGRTA, from the coding sequence GTGGCGCTGTCACCGATGGACGTGACGCAGCTGGCGGCCGTCGACACGGCGCGCGCGGCGCGGGTGCTGAACGACGTACGCAACGCCACGCTCTCCGGACAGCGCGCGCCCGTCGCGCCGCGCCCGGTGATCGAGCAGTCCTGGGGCCGGATGCTGCGCAGCGGGGTCGACCCGGACCACGACTTCCGCTCCGGACTGCTCTCCCGCGAGGAGGTGCAGCGGCGCCGGGAGTCCTCCACGCTGCGGCATGTGCTGCCGGTGCTGCGCGAGGGGCTGCTGTCGGTCGCGGACGTCGCCCACCACATCATGGTCGTCGCCGACGAAGACGGGCGGGTGCTGTGGCGGGAGGGCAGCTCGCCGGTGCTGCGCAAGGCCGACGGGCTCGGCTTCGAGCTGGGCGCCGACTGGCGGGAGGACGTCGTCGGCACCAACGGCGTGGGCACCCCGGCCGTGGTGCGCCGCCCGGTGCAGGTCTTCGCCGCCGAGCACTTCGTGCGCACGCACGCCACCTGGACCTGTGCCGGTGCCCCGATCACGGATCCGCGGGACGGTCGGCTGATCGGCGTGGTGGACGTCAGCGGACCGCTGGAAACCATGCATCCGGCGACCCTGGCCTGGGTGGACACGGTCGCCAAGCTCGCCGAGGCCCGGCTGCGGGAGCTGCATCTGACCTCGCTGGAGCAACTGCGGGCGGTGGCGGCCCCGGTGCTGGCCCGGCTGGCGGGGCGGGCGCTGGTGGTGGACCGGGACGGCTGGTGCGCGGCGGTGACGGGGATGCCGTACGTCAGCCGGATCGCGTTGCCCAAGTCGCTGACGGGGGGCCGCCGGTGGCTGCCGCCGCTCGGGCTGTGCGCGGTGGAGCCGCTGGCGGGCGGCTGGCTGCTGCGGCCCGCGGACGAGCCGGTGCCGAGCGGGGGCACGCGGATCGTGCTGGATCTGTCGCAGCCGCGCCGCTGGTCGATGACGGTGACCGGCACCGCGGGCACCTGGAGCCATGAACTGAGTCCCCGGCACGCCGAGTTGCTGTATCTGCTGGCCCTGCACCGGGGCGGTCGCAGCGCGGCGGAGCTGGCCGAGGACATGTTCGGCGACGCGGGCCGCACGGTCACGGTCCGGGCCGAGATGTCCCGCGTACGGCGCTATCTGGGCGGGCTACTGGAACATCGGCCGTATCGTTTCTGCGAGGAGGCCGACGTCGAGGTCCTGCTCCCCGAGAACCCCCATGACCTGCTGCCGCACTCGACGGCGCCGGGGGTGGCGCAGGGCCGTACCGCCTGA
- the cysC gene encoding adenylyl-sulfate kinase, with the protein MTTTPFPETAPENKENHVTTGATVWLTGLPSAGKTTIAYELAGRLREEGHRVEVLDGDEIREFISAGLGFTREDRHTNVQRIGFLADLLARNGVKALVPVIAPYTDSREAVRKRHQESGAAYLEIHVATPVEVCSVRDVKGLYAKQAAGELSGLTGVDDPYEEPESPDLRIESQNQSVQESAAAVYALLSERGLA; encoded by the coding sequence GTGACCACGACCCCGTTTCCGGAGACCGCGCCGGAGAACAAGGAGAACCACGTGACGACCGGAGCCACCGTCTGGCTCACGGGTCTGCCGTCCGCCGGCAAGACCACCATCGCGTACGAGCTGGCCGGCCGGCTGCGCGAGGAGGGCCACCGTGTCGAGGTGCTCGACGGCGACGAGATCCGCGAGTTCATCTCCGCGGGCCTCGGCTTCACCCGCGAGGACCGGCACACCAACGTCCAGCGCATCGGCTTCCTCGCCGATCTGCTCGCCCGTAACGGCGTCAAGGCGCTGGTGCCGGTGATCGCGCCGTACACCGACAGCCGCGAGGCGGTGCGCAAGCGCCACCAGGAGAGCGGGGCGGCGTACCTGGAGATCCACGTGGCCACTCCGGTCGAGGTGTGCTCCGTACGCGATGTGAAGGGCCTGTACGCCAAGCAGGCGGCGGGCGAGCTGTCCGGGCTCACCGGGGTCGACGACCCGTACGAGGAGCCCGAGTCGCCCGATCTGCGGATCGAGTCGCAGAACCAGTCCGTGCAGGAGTCCGCGGCGGCCGTGTACGCCCTGCTCAGCGAAAGGGGCCTGGCATGA
- the cysD gene encoding sulfate adenylyltransferase subunit CysD, whose protein sequence is MTTTVSSVEEGTRTPYALSHLDSLESEAVHIFREVAGEFERPVILFSGGKDSIVMLHLALKAFAPAPVPFSLLHVDTGHNFPEVLEYRDRAVAKHGLRLHVASVQDYIDRGVLKERADGTRNPLQTLPLTEKIQSEKFDAVFGGGRRDEEKARAKERVFSLRDEFSQWDPRRQRPELWNLYNGRHAPGEHVRVFPLSNWTELDVWQYIAREGIELPEIYFAHEREVFARSGMWLTAGEWGGPKDGETVEKRLIRYRTVGDMSCTGAVDSDATTLDAVIAEIAASRLTERGATRADDKLSEAAMEDRKREGYF, encoded by the coding sequence ATGACGACGACCGTCTCCTCGGTCGAGGAGGGCACGCGCACCCCGTACGCCCTCTCCCACCTGGACTCGCTGGAGTCCGAGGCGGTGCACATCTTCCGCGAGGTGGCGGGCGAGTTCGAGCGGCCGGTGATCCTCTTCTCCGGCGGCAAGGACTCCATCGTCATGCTGCACCTGGCGCTGAAGGCGTTCGCGCCCGCGCCGGTGCCGTTCTCGCTGCTGCATGTGGACACCGGGCACAACTTCCCCGAGGTGCTGGAGTACCGCGACCGCGCGGTGGCCAAGCACGGGCTGCGGCTCCATGTCGCCTCCGTGCAGGACTACATCGACCGCGGCGTCCTCAAGGAGCGTGCCGACGGCACCCGTAACCCGCTCCAGACGCTGCCGCTCACGGAGAAGATCCAGAGCGAGAAGTTCGACGCGGTGTTCGGCGGCGGTCGCCGTGACGAGGAGAAGGCGCGCGCCAAGGAGCGGGTGTTCTCGCTGCGCGACGAGTTCTCGCAGTGGGACCCGCGCCGTCAGCGCCCCGAGCTGTGGAACCTCTACAACGGCCGGCACGCTCCCGGTGAGCATGTGCGGGTCTTCCCGCTCAGCAACTGGACCGAGCTGGACGTCTGGCAGTACATCGCCCGCGAGGGCATCGAGCTGCCGGAGATCTACTTCGCGCACGAGCGTGAGGTGTTCGCCCGCAGCGGGATGTGGCTGACGGCCGGTGAGTGGGGCGGCCCGAAGGACGGCGAGACCGTCGAGAAGCGGCTCATCCGCTACCGCACGGTCGGCGACATGTCCTGCACCGGTGCCGTCGACTCGGACGCGACCACGCTGGACGCGGTCATCGCCGAGATCGCCGCGTCCCGGCTCACCGAGCGGGGCGCGACCCGCGCCGACGACAAGCTGTCCGAGGCCGCGATGGAAGACCGTAAGCGCGAGGGGTACTTCTAA
- a CDS encoding GNAT family N-acetyltransferase, translating to MPNIPVTTWSLEQTDPSDLLSAAAPEGDVRIVRSEVPSPEFSRFLYASVGGDIRWIDRLGWSHAQWREHLDRAGVETWVAYDRGTPAGYVELTPRDDGVVEIEYFGLLPAFRGRRIGGHLLSYGAARAWDLAERWPGLPGTKRVWLHTCSLDGEHAMDNYQRRGFKLFDTKVEEQPEVSAPDPWPGAYPA from the coding sequence ATGCCCAACATTCCCGTGACCACCTGGTCCCTGGAGCAGACGGACCCCTCCGACCTGCTGTCGGCCGCCGCCCCCGAGGGTGATGTGCGGATCGTCCGCTCCGAGGTCCCCTCCCCCGAGTTCAGCCGCTTCCTGTACGCCTCGGTCGGCGGCGACATCCGCTGGATCGACCGGCTCGGCTGGAGCCACGCCCAGTGGCGGGAGCATCTGGACCGCGCCGGAGTGGAGACCTGGGTCGCCTACGACCGGGGCACACCCGCCGGATATGTGGAGCTGACCCCGCGGGACGACGGAGTGGTGGAGATCGAGTACTTCGGGCTGCTCCCCGCCTTCCGGGGCCGCCGGATCGGCGGCCACCTGCTCTCCTACGGCGCCGCCCGCGCCTGGGACCTCGCCGAGCGCTGGCCCGGACTGCCCGGGACCAAGCGGGTGTGGCTGCACACATGCAGCCTCGACGGCGAGCACGCCATGGACAATTACCAGCGCCGCGGCTTCAAGCTGTTCGACACCAAGGTCGAGGAGCAGCCGGAGGTGTCCGCACCGGACCCCTGGCCGGGGGCATACCCCGCCTGA
- a CDS encoding YihY/virulence factor BrkB family protein translates to MQPASESPQRPSGRLHRARALYRDVSKRRTAWLLLKDTVNSCIEYRILGLAAEAAFFTLLSVPPLLLSMIGLLGYVDDWTGTDTITSLEANLIEASRTVLSDKGVRQIAQPILDDVMKGGRPDVISIGFLFALWSGSRAVNVFIDTITVMYGLDGVRGIVKTRLVAFVLFLVALVIGSIALPLMVAGPDAVLNVLPWSETLVQVLYWPVVILLSVAFLTTLYHVSVPVRSPWIEDVPGALVALGMWVLGSFLLRIYLTNTVEGATIYGSLAAAVAVLLWIGVSAFAVLVGAAVNAAIDRVWPAAATAAARDANERLRQAQVAEYVARAAAHREAVQEDPDDPDMPSEFPERWSRFLPHEDVTSRLRTHVRSTHPPHKPDAP, encoded by the coding sequence GTGCAGCCAGCAAGTGAATCCCCCCAGAGGCCGTCCGGCCGACTCCACCGGGCACGTGCCCTCTACCGGGACGTCTCCAAGCGCAGGACCGCCTGGCTGTTGCTCAAGGACACGGTCAACTCGTGCATCGAGTACCGCATCCTCGGTCTCGCCGCGGAGGCGGCCTTCTTCACGCTGCTGTCCGTCCCCCCGCTGCTGCTGAGCATGATCGGACTGCTCGGCTACGTCGACGACTGGACCGGCACTGACACCATCACCAGCCTGGAGGCCAACCTCATCGAGGCCTCCCGCACGGTCCTGTCCGACAAGGGCGTGCGGCAGATCGCCCAGCCGATCCTCGACGACGTGATGAAGGGCGGCCGCCCCGACGTCATCTCCATCGGCTTCCTGTTCGCGCTGTGGTCGGGCTCCCGCGCGGTGAACGTCTTCATAGACACCATCACCGTCATGTACGGCCTCGACGGCGTCCGCGGCATCGTCAAGACCCGGCTGGTCGCCTTCGTGCTGTTCCTGGTCGCCCTGGTGATCGGCTCGATCGCGCTGCCGCTGATGGTGGCGGGCCCGGACGCGGTTCTCAACGTCCTGCCGTGGTCGGAGACCCTCGTCCAAGTGCTGTACTGGCCGGTGGTCATCCTGCTGTCGGTCGCCTTCCTCACCACGCTGTACCACGTCTCCGTGCCCGTCCGCTCCCCCTGGATCGAGGACGTACCCGGCGCCCTGGTCGCCCTCGGCATGTGGGTCCTCGGCAGCTTCCTGCTGCGGATCTACCTCACCAACACCGTCGAGGGCGCCACGATCTACGGCTCGCTCGCCGCCGCGGTCGCGGTCCTGCTGTGGATCGGCGTGTCCGCGTTCGCGGTGCTCGTCGGGGCCGCCGTCAACGCCGCGATCGACCGGGTCTGGCCGGCCGCCGCGACGGCCGCGGCCCGCGACGCCAACGAGCGGCTGCGCCAGGCCCAGGTCGCGGAGTACGTGGCCCGCGCCGCCGCCCACCGCGAGGCCGTCCAGGAGGACCCGGACGACCCCGACATGCCCTCGGAGTTCCCCGAGCGCTGGTCCCGCTTCCTGCCCCACGAGGACGTGACCTCCCGGCTGCGCACCCACGTCAGGAGCACCCACCCCCCGCACAAGCCGGACGCCCCCTGA
- a CDS encoding putative leader peptide has translation MSGTGIALVSRRHVDLGRMSSAICPAR, from the coding sequence ATGTCTGGAACTGGAATTGCCTTGGTGAGTCGGCGGCACGTCGACCTCGGCCGCATGTCCAGCGCCATCTGTCCGGCGCGCTGA
- a CDS encoding phosphoadenylyl-sulfate reductase, which yields MTTTQEDRATEDLKALAEQAGRDLEDASALEILQWAADTFGRQFCVTSSMEDAVVAHLASRALPGVDVVFLDTGYHFPETIGTRDAVEAVMDVNVITLTPRQSVAEQDAEYGPKLHDRDPDLCCKLRKVQPLEEGLKGYRAWATGLRRDESPTRANTPVVGWDEKRQKVKISPIAKWTQEDVDAYVTEHGVLTNPLLMDGYTSVGCAPCTRRVLEGEDARAGRWAGRAKTECGLHL from the coding sequence ATGACGACCACTCAGGAAGACCGCGCCACCGAGGACTTGAAGGCGCTCGCCGAGCAGGCGGGCCGTGATCTGGAGGACGCCTCCGCGCTGGAGATCCTCCAGTGGGCGGCGGACACCTTCGGCCGGCAGTTCTGCGTCACCTCTTCGATGGAGGACGCGGTGGTCGCCCATCTCGCCTCCCGCGCGTTGCCTGGTGTTGACGTGGTGTTTCTGGACACCGGCTATCACTTTCCCGAAACCATTGGTACACGTGATGCGGTCGAGGCGGTGATGGACGTCAACGTCATCACGCTCACCCCGCGTCAGTCGGTCGCCGAGCAGGACGCGGAGTACGGCCCCAAGCTGCACGACCGCGACCCGGACCTGTGCTGCAAGCTGCGCAAGGTCCAGCCGTTGGAGGAGGGCCTCAAGGGCTACCGGGCGTGGGCGACGGGCCTGCGCCGCGACGAGTCCCCGACCCGGGCGAACACCCCGGTCGTCGGCTGGGACGAGAAGCGGCAGAAGGTCAAGATCTCGCCGATCGCCAAGTGGACCCAGGAGGACGTGGACGCCTACGTCACCGAGCACGGCGTCCTCACCAACCCGCTGCTGATGGACGGCTACACCTCCGTCGGCTGCGCCCCCTGCACCCGGCGTGTCCTGGAGGGCGAGGACGCGCGCGCCGGCCGCTGGGCGGGCCGCGCCAAGACCGAGTGCGGACTGCACCTGTGA
- a CDS encoding nitrite/sulfite reductase, whose translation MAATPENPAAATPRRKASRHRGEGQWAAGHFTPLNGNEQFKKDDDGLNVRTRIETIYSKRGFDSIDPNDLRGRMRWWGLYTQRRQGIDGGKTAVLEPEELDDEYFMLRVRIDGGRLTTQQLRVIGEISQEFARGTADITDRQNVQYHWIRIEDVPEIWNRLEAVGLSTTEACGDTPRVILGSPVAGIAADEIIDGTPAIDEIQRRIIGNQAFSNLPRKFKSAISGSPLLDVAHEINDIAFVGVNHPEHGPGFDLWVGGGLSTNPKIGQRLGAWVPLDEVPDVYEGVISIFRDYGYRRLRTRARLKFLLADWGVEKFRQVLEDEYLKRKLTDGPAPAQPVERWRDHVGVHPQKDGRFYVGFAPRVGRVDGTTLTKIAELAEAHGSGRVRTTAEQKMLVLDVEQGQVDSLVEGLEALDLTVHPSPFRRGTMACTGIEYCKLAIVETKARGSLLIDELERRIPEFDEPLTININGCPNACARIQVADIGLKGQLVLDDDGQQVEGYQVHLGGALGLEAGFGRKVRGLKVTAEELPDYVERVLKRFQAEREDGERFAAWAARASEEALS comes from the coding sequence ATGGCCGCCACCCCTGAGAACCCCGCCGCCGCGACCCCCCGCCGCAAGGCGAGCCGTCACCGCGGCGAGGGCCAGTGGGCCGCGGGGCACTTCACCCCGCTGAACGGCAACGAGCAGTTCAAGAAGGACGACGACGGTCTCAATGTGCGGACACGCATTGAGACGATCTACTCCAAGCGCGGCTTCGACTCGATCGACCCCAACGACCTGCGCGGCCGGATGCGCTGGTGGGGCCTGTACACCCAGCGCCGCCAGGGCATCGACGGCGGCAAGACCGCCGTGCTGGAGCCGGAGGAGCTGGACGACGAGTACTTCATGCTGCGCGTCCGCATCGACGGCGGCCGGCTGACCACGCAGCAGCTCCGCGTCATCGGTGAGATCTCGCAGGAGTTCGCGCGCGGCACCGCCGACATCACCGACCGGCAGAACGTCCAGTACCACTGGATCCGGATCGAGGACGTGCCGGAGATCTGGAACCGCCTGGAGGCGGTCGGCCTGTCCACCACCGAGGCCTGCGGTGACACGCCGCGAGTGATCCTCGGCTCGCCGGTCGCCGGGATCGCGGCCGACGAGATCATCGACGGAACCCCCGCCATCGACGAGATCCAGCGCCGGATCATCGGCAACCAGGCGTTCTCGAACCTGCCCCGCAAGTTCAAGTCCGCGATCTCCGGCTCGCCGCTGCTGGACGTGGCGCACGAGATCAACGACATCGCGTTCGTCGGTGTGAACCACCCTGAGCACGGCCCCGGCTTCGACCTGTGGGTCGGCGGCGGTCTGTCCACCAACCCGAAGATCGGCCAGCGCCTCGGCGCCTGGGTCCCCCTGGACGAGGTCCCGGACGTCTACGAGGGCGTCATCTCGATCTTCCGTGACTACGGCTACCGGCGGCTGCGCACCCGCGCCCGCCTGAAGTTCCTGCTCGCCGACTGGGGCGTGGAAAAGTTCCGCCAGGTCCTTGAGGACGAGTACCTGAAGCGCAAGCTGACCGACGGCCCGGCCCCGGCCCAGCCCGTCGAGCGCTGGCGCGACCACGTCGGCGTGCACCCGCAGAAGGACGGCCGCTTCTACGTCGGTTTCGCCCCGCGCGTGGGCCGCGTCGACGGCACCACCCTGACGAAGATCGCCGAGCTGGCCGAGGCACACGGCTCGGGCCGGGTCCGCACCACCGCCGAGCAGAAGATGCTCGTGCTGGATGTCGAGCAGGGCCAGGTCGACTCGCTCGTCGAGGGCCTGGAAGCACTGGACCTCACCGTCCACCCCTCGCCGTTCCGGCGCGGCACCATGGCCTGCACGGGCATCGAGTACTGCAAGCTCGCCATCGTCGAGACCAAGGCGCGCGGCTCCTTGCTGATCGACGAACTGGAGCGCCGGATCCCGGAGTTCGACGAGCCGCTCACCATCAACATCAACGGCTGCCCGAACGCCTGCGCCCGTATCCAGGTCGCGGACATCGGTCTCAAGGGCCAGCTGGTCCTCGACGACGACGGTCAGCAGGTCGAGGGCTACCAGGTGCACCTGGGCGGCGCGCTCGGCCTGGAGGCCGGGTTCGGCCGCAAGGTGCGTGGTCTGAAGGTGACGGCCGAGGAACTGCCCGACTACGTCGAGCGGGTCCTGAAGCGGTTCCAGGCCGAACGCGAGGACGGCGAGCGGTTCGCCGCCTGGGCCGCGCGCGCCTCCGAGGAGGCCCTCTCATGA